A genomic window from Triticum urartu cultivar G1812 chromosome 7, Tu2.1, whole genome shotgun sequence includes:
- the LOC125524679 gene encoding uncharacterized protein LOC125524679 has protein sequence MSKRQHSHLDGDLTGKRPQRAPKKHLYLVLDDWDTGFSIYKVDADTLQDTTCTSDVQFGFPDPPVLQFPVPVRHLGMSFTTFGHSIFIATNPHCPQTPILVYDTEIAGITIGPSLPRSLLGGIDISMATGDKLYALTSRHDGEQHSFEAMSWAATGSDELEDPRPAMDWSWKRVPSPPPFAMDDIISSYVLHPDGNTIFMSAHDSLYQHVPKGTFSFDTKRFEWRWHGEWALPFQGQGYYDSELGTWIGLRKDGYICACEVASHSRESAVQPYCKIAKEKLFLKVPERRLAATRANLAYMGNSNFCLVECVQREGVEPTCIVDCCVLHMSTFGLKYDHRGELQTTRHCSTSCVVSKHILSFSPVVFWM, from the coding sequence ATGTCCAAGCGTCAACACTCGCACCTCGACGGCGACCTCACCGGGAAAAGGCCGCAGCGTGCGCCGAAGAAGCACCTCTACCTAGTGCTGGATGATTGGGACACGGGCTTCAGCATCTACAAGGTTGATGCTGACACTTTGCAAGATACTACCTGCACCAGCGACGTGCAGTTTGGGTTCCCTGACCCTCCCGTCCTCCAGTTTCCCGTGCCAGTACGCCATCTTGGCATGAGCTTCACAACCTTTGGTCACAGCATCTTCATCGCCACCAACCCACACTGTCCACAGACTCCCATCCTCGTATATGACACCGAGATAGCGGGAATCACCATCGGGCCAAGCCTACCACGTTCACTGCTTGGTGGCATTGACATCTCTATGGCCACCGGTGATAAGTTGTATGCATTGACATCTCGCCATGACGGCGAGCAGCACTCTTTTGAGGCCATGTCATGGGCAGCCACGGGAAGCGATGAGCTTGAGGATCCACGGCCAGCCATGGATTGGTCCTGGAAAAGGGTGCCATCGCCACCGCCATTTGCCATGGATGATATAATTTCCTCTTACGTGCTGCACCCGGACGGGAACACCATATTCATGTCTGCACACGACAGTCTTTATCAACATGTTCCAAAGGGTACCTTCTCATTCGACACCAAGCGTTTTGAGTGGAGGTGGCATGGGGAATGGGCTCTGCCTTTCCAAGGGCAAGGCTACTACGACAGCGAGCTAGGCACATGGATTGGGCTCCGTAAAGACGGGTACATTTGTGCCTGTGAAGTCGCCTCCCACAGCCGCGAAAGTGCTGTGCAGCCATATTGTAAGATTGCGAAGGAGAAGTTGTTCCTCAAAGTCCCGGAGCGGCGGCTAGCAGCAACAAGGGCCAATCTCGCGTACATGGGCAACAGCAACTTTTGCCTTGTCGAGTGTGTGCAGCGCGAGGGAGTGGAGCCTACGTGCATCGTCGATTGTTGCGTGCTCCATATGAGCACGTTTGGGCTTAAGTATGATCACAGGGGAGAGCTGCAAACCACGCGCCACTGCTCTACCTCTTGTGTAGTGTCTAAGCATATCCTGTCCTTTTCTCCTGTAGTGTTCTGGATGTAA